In Planococcus versutus, the DNA window CCACGTTTCAATTAATTTCACAGGAGATTCAGGTTGCCATTTTTTTAACCAGGATTCTGGCAATTTACCTGTAGGAGATGGAATATTATTCATTTCCATCCAAATGAGCGACCAAGCTCTTGGTACTACGCGCCAAATATCGTAGCCACCGCCTCCAACACCTATCCAGCGTCCTCCGCAATACTCATGAGCGAGTTCGTGTGCAATCTTTGGTATCTCCTTGTAAATTTCCATAGTACCGTACAAATGCGTCAGAGGATCTAAATAATGAGCATCGGCACCGTTTTGTGTTAAAATCACATCTGGTTTAAAAAATTCTGTGATTTCTCTTATCGATGTTCGATAAATTTCGAGAAAAGATTCGTCTTCTGTAAAAGCATCAATTGGAAAGTTAAAAGACGTACCATAACCTTGACCACTGCCTCGTTCATTGATATTTCCGGTTCCTGGGAAGAGATAGCGACCTGTTTCGTGAATAGACACAGTACAAACATCAGGATCGTCATAAAAACTCCATTGAACACCATCGCCGTGGTGAGCATCGGTATCGATATAAAGCACGCGCGCATTATAATTCTTCTTTAAGTAATTAATCGCAACAGAGCTGTCATTATAAATACAAAAACCTGATGCTTTGCCTTTAAAGCCATGATGAAGACCTCCGCCTAAATTTAATGCATGTTGGGCTTTTCCTTCCATAACATAATCTACAGCGGTTAAAGTACCCCCCACAAGACGCGCACTAGCTTCATGCATGTTTTCAAAAATAGGTGTATCATCTGTACCGATTCCATAGCTCTCACCAGCTTCAGGTGTTATTTCCCCACGGCTAGCTTTTTTGACGATATCAATATAACGTTCATCATGCGCTAATAATAATTCTTCATCTGTCGCAATCCGTGCAGGAACAAACAAATCGCTTGAAAGCGCGTTCATTTTTTCTAATAAATCAATCGTTAATACAAG includes these proteins:
- a CDS encoding acetoin utilization protein AcuC, with product MAKHATDERMRHAVFVFSEDQLGYKFSETHPFNQKRLVLTIDLLEKMNALSSDLFVPARIATDEELLLAHDERYIDIVKKASRGEITPEAGESYGIGTDDTPIFENMHEASARLVGGTLTAVDYVMEGKAQHALNLGGGLHHGFKGKASGFCIYNDSSVAINYLKKNYNARVLYIDTDAHHGDGVQWSFYDDPDVCTVSIHETGRYLFPGTGNINERGSGQGYGTSFNFPIDAFTEDESFLEIYRTSIREITEFFKPDVILTQNGADAHYLDPLTHLYGTMEIYKEIPKIAHELAHEYCGGRWIGVGGGGYDIWRVVPRAWSLIWMEMNNIPSPTGKLPESWLKKWQPESPVKLIETWEDPPNMYKPIPRKAEITDKNAQMLNKALYMMRNR